In Pseudomonas lalkuanensis, the following are encoded in one genomic region:
- a CDS encoding alkyl/aryl-sulfatase, producing MHLSLKRISAAGLSLALLASAVAQAAPVPAKPASEATRAANRAVLDKLPFADRQDFANAERGFIAKPDTLTIKDANGKVVWDLESYKQYIAQDRPAPDTVNPSLWRIAQLNVEYGLYKVSDRIYQVRGYDVSNITFIQGDSGWIVFDPLLSEETAKAAYDLVSQHLGKKPVVGVVYSHSHIDHFGGVRGIVDEADVKAGKVRIVAPEDFSEFAVSENVIAGNAMARRAVYMFGALLPRNPQGSVGSGLGLTVSAGTTTLIQPTEFVTKTGQEVTIDGVEMVFQMTPGTEAPVEMHTWFPQFKALWMAENTTNTLHNVLTLRGAQVRDALQWSKYIGEAQALYGDQAEVKFQSHHWPLWGKAEIQDYLKKQRALYKYIHDQTVHMMNQGMTGEEIAEAIKLPPELEAFWPGRGYYGTLKHNAKAVYQRYMGWYDGNPVNLDKLPPQPAAKKYVEYMGGSAAVLKRARADFDKGEYRWVAEATKQVVFAEPDNVEAKNLMADAFEQMGYQAESGPWRSVYLQGAYELRNGVPSMGSTVTASPDVIRAMTPEMLFDYLAVRLNGERAAGKKLVLNFNFTDLGQSYAVTVENAVLTYEPKASDKADVGLTMSKGTLEDIQLGRATLEQKVTSGELKFDGRQQAFGEFMGLMDKFDFWFDIVTP from the coding sequence TCGCCAGGACTTCGCCAACGCCGAGCGGGGCTTCATCGCCAAGCCCGACACCCTGACCATCAAGGATGCCAACGGCAAGGTGGTCTGGGACCTGGAGAGCTACAAGCAGTACATCGCGCAGGACAGGCCGGCGCCCGATACGGTCAACCCGAGCCTCTGGCGCATCGCCCAGTTGAACGTGGAGTACGGCTTGTACAAGGTCAGTGACCGCATCTATCAGGTGCGCGGCTATGACGTGTCGAACATCACCTTCATCCAGGGCGACAGCGGCTGGATCGTGTTCGACCCGCTGCTCAGCGAGGAAACCGCCAAGGCCGCCTATGACCTGGTGAGCCAGCACCTGGGCAAGAAGCCGGTGGTGGGCGTGGTCTACAGCCACTCGCACATCGACCACTTCGGCGGGGTGCGCGGCATCGTCGACGAAGCGGACGTGAAGGCCGGCAAGGTCAGAATCGTCGCTCCCGAAGACTTCTCCGAGTTTGCGGTGAGTGAAAACGTCATCGCCGGCAACGCCATGGCCCGTCGCGCGGTGTACATGTTCGGCGCGCTGCTGCCGCGCAACCCCCAGGGCAGCGTTGGCTCTGGCCTCGGGCTCACCGTGTCGGCCGGCACCACGACCCTGATCCAGCCCACCGAGTTCGTCACGAAGACGGGCCAGGAAGTGACCATCGACGGCGTCGAGATGGTGTTCCAGATGACGCCGGGTACCGAGGCTCCGGTGGAGATGCACACCTGGTTCCCGCAATTCAAGGCGCTGTGGATGGCGGAGAACACCACCAATACCCTGCACAACGTCCTCACCCTGCGCGGGGCGCAGGTGCGCGATGCGCTGCAGTGGTCCAAGTACATTGGCGAGGCCCAGGCACTGTATGGCGACCAGGCCGAGGTGAAGTTCCAGAGCCACCACTGGCCGCTGTGGGGCAAGGCCGAGATCCAGGATTACCTGAAGAAGCAGCGCGCGCTGTACAAGTACATCCACGACCAGACCGTGCACATGATGAACCAGGGCATGACCGGTGAAGAGATCGCCGAGGCGATCAAGCTGCCGCCGGAACTGGAAGCCTTCTGGCCGGGGCGTGGCTACTACGGCACCCTCAAGCACAACGCCAAGGCGGTCTACCAGCGCTACATGGGCTGGTACGACGGCAACCCGGTCAACCTGGACAAGCTGCCGCCGCAACCGGCGGCCAAGAAATACGTCGAATACATGGGCGGTTCCGCCGCTGTGCTGAAACGCGCGCGGGCCGACTTCGACAAGGGTGAGTACCGCTGGGTGGCCGAGGCGACCAAGCAGGTGGTGTTCGCCGAACCGGACAACGTTGAAGCGAAGAACCTGATGGCCGATGCCTTCGAGCAGATGGGCTACCAGGCCGAGTCCGGTCCCTGGCGTTCGGTCTATCTGCAGGGGGCCTACGAGCTGCGCAATGGTGTGCCCAGCATGGGCAGCACGGTGACCGCCAGCCCGGACGTGATCCGCGCCATGACCCCGGAAATGCTCTTCGACTACCTGGCGGTGCGTCTCAACGGCGAGCGGGCGGCAGGCAAGAAGCTGGTGCTCAACTTCAACTTCACCGACCTGGGCCAGAGCTACGCCGTCACCGTGGAGAACGCCGTGCTCACCTACGAGCCCAAGGCCAGCGACAAGGCGGACGTCGGCCTGACCATGAGCAAGGGCACGCTGGAAGACATCCAGTTGGGCAGGGCCACCCTGGAGCAGAAGGTGACGTCCGGCGAGTTGAAGTTCGACGGTCGCCAGCAGGCATTCGGCGAGTTCATGGGGCTGATGGACAAGTTCGACTTCTGGTTCGACATCGTCACGCCATGA
- a CDS encoding COG4315 family predicted lipoprotein — protein MLKRMLVPAVALSLCGLSHVVLADAPTKAVATALGPTLADERGMTLYTFDKDADGTSACNDQCARNWPPFMAPANAKEGNGYSVVVRQDGSRQWAYLGKPLYTWVKDTRPGDTTGDGVNQVWHVAKP, from the coding sequence ATGCTGAAGAGAATGCTGGTTCCTGCCGTTGCCCTGAGCCTTTGCGGCCTGTCCCATGTGGTCCTGGCCGATGCCCCGACCAAGGCGGTCGCCACCGCACTTGGTCCGACTCTGGCCGATGAGCGGGGCATGACGCTCTACACCTTCGACAAGGACGCCGATGGCACGTCCGCCTGCAATGACCAGTGCGCCAGGAACTGGCCGCCCTTCATGGCCCCGGCCAATGCGAAAGAAGGGAACGGCTACAGCGTCGTCGTCCGCCAGGATGGCAGCCGCCAATGGGCCTACCTGGGCAAGCCGCTCTACACCTGGGTCAAGGACACCAGGCCCGGCGACACCACGGGAGATGGCGTGAATCAGGTCTGGCATGTGGCCAAGCCCTGA
- a CDS encoding MerR family transcriptional regulator, with protein sequence MKIGELARRSGLTASRIRFYEASGLISAQRLGNGYRDYPEEALHTLEVITCGQQAGFSLEEMRNLMPAPNEPGGHHDRLLESLRRKVVEIDALQERLTQNRAQLLALIADIEGKPEGMGCEENAQRVLAGMRERRGNAANG encoded by the coding sequence ATGAAGATCGGCGAACTCGCCCGCCGCAGTGGCCTGACCGCATCGCGCATCCGGTTCTATGAAGCCAGCGGCCTGATCAGCGCCCAGCGCCTGGGCAACGGCTATCGCGATTATCCCGAGGAGGCGTTGCACACGCTGGAGGTGATTACCTGCGGCCAGCAGGCCGGATTCAGCCTTGAGGAAATGCGCAATCTCATGCCCGCCCCGAACGAGCCCGGCGGCCACCATGATCGCCTGCTGGAAAGCCTTCGCCGCAAGGTCGTCGAAATCGACGCCCTGCAGGAGCGCCTGACGCAAAACCGCGCGCAATTGTTGGCCCTCATCGCCGATATCGAGGGCAAGCCCGAGGGCATGGGCTGCGAGGAAAACGCCCAGCGCGTGCTCGCCGGAATGCGGGAGCGCCGGGGGAATGCAGCCAATGGCTGA
- a CDS encoding NADH:flavin oxidoreductase/NADH oxidase family protein: MSPFQPLQLPNGAVIPNRIAKAAMEENLANQDQTPSNQLLRLYQAWAEGGAGLLLTGNVMVDARAMTGPGGVVLEEGQPLERFREWARIGRAQGAQFWMQINHPGRQMQANLGQPTVAPSAVALEMGGLSRMFPVPRALSEDEIAELIRRFARTAALAEQAGFSGVQVHAAHGYLLSQFLSPLSNRRQDRWGGSIENRARLLLEVVKAVRAEVSPSFCVAVKLNSADFQRGGFETNDARQVVLWLNELSVDLVELSGGSYEAPAMQGDARDGRTLAREAYFLEFAEEIATIARMPVMVTGGIRRLPVVEQVLSGGVAMAGIATALAVNPALPNLWQSGEEQASAELPSIRWKRKALAALAYMSLVKHQMRRLADGTHPEPEASPLRTLLQEQWSTFRRARQYRRMMSSRAG; the protein is encoded by the coding sequence ATGTCGCCCTTCCAGCCCCTGCAGTTGCCCAATGGCGCCGTCATTCCCAACCGCATCGCCAAGGCGGCGATGGAAGAGAACCTCGCCAATCAGGACCAGACCCCATCGAACCAGTTGCTGCGTCTCTACCAGGCCTGGGCCGAGGGTGGTGCCGGGCTGCTGCTGACCGGCAACGTGATGGTGGACGCCCGCGCGATGACCGGGCCCGGCGGCGTGGTGCTGGAGGAAGGCCAGCCGTTGGAGCGCTTCCGCGAATGGGCACGAATCGGCCGTGCGCAGGGCGCGCAGTTCTGGATGCAGATCAACCATCCCGGCCGACAGATGCAGGCCAATCTTGGCCAGCCCACAGTCGCGCCTTCCGCCGTGGCACTGGAGATGGGCGGGCTCTCCAGGATGTTCCCGGTGCCCCGCGCACTGAGTGAGGACGAGATCGCCGAGCTGATCCGGCGTTTCGCCCGCACGGCAGCATTGGCCGAGCAGGCGGGTTTCAGCGGCGTGCAGGTGCATGCCGCCCACGGCTACTTGCTGAGCCAGTTCCTGTCGCCCCTGAGCAATCGCCGCCAGGACCGCTGGGGCGGTTCCATCGAGAACCGCGCGCGCCTGCTGCTGGAGGTGGTGAAGGCCGTACGTGCCGAGGTTTCTCCGAGTTTTTGCGTGGCCGTGAAGCTGAATTCTGCGGACTTCCAGCGCGGTGGCTTCGAGACGAACGACGCGCGTCAGGTGGTGCTCTGGCTCAACGAGCTTTCCGTGGACCTGGTGGAGCTTTCCGGCGGCAGTTACGAGGCGCCGGCCATGCAGGGCGATGCACGTGACGGCCGTACCCTGGCCCGCGAAGCCTACTTCCTGGAGTTCGCCGAGGAGATCGCCACCATCGCGCGCATGCCGGTGATGGTCACCGGTGGCATCCGCCGCCTGCCAGTGGTGGAGCAGGTGCTCTCGGGCGGTGTGGCAATGGCAGGCATCGCTACCGCGCTGGCGGTCAATCCGGCGCTGCCGAACCTCTGGCAGTCAGGCGAGGAGCAGGCCAGCGCGGAATTGCCGTCGATCCGCTGGAAGCGCAAGGCCCTTGCCGCGCTGGCCTACATGTCCCTGGTGAAGCACCAGATGCGTCGCCTGGCCGACGGCACCCATCCAGAGCCGGAGGCCTCGCCGCTGCGGACGTTGCTGCAGGAACAGTGGAGCACCTTTCGTCGTGCGCGGCAGTACCGGCGGATGATGAGCAGCCGGGCGGGTTGA
- a CDS encoding GNAT family N-acetyltransferase, translated as MNEIPGDIDFSGLKVRRLELGDLQMICIHRQTMFLEAGGVPSELKVMTEHFRPWLHQRLADGRYYGFALLDDGQPVAAIGLMNIEWPPHPAHPSQDQRGYVLNVFVDPGYRRRGLASALMKLAEAEFAHRGVSFAVLHATQAGRPVYEELGWAASAEMSKAIG; from the coding sequence ATGAACGAGATTCCCGGGGACATTGATTTTTCAGGATTGAAGGTGCGTCGGCTGGAGCTGGGTGACCTTCAGATGATCTGCATACATCGCCAAACCATGTTCCTCGAGGCGGGAGGCGTTCCGTCGGAACTGAAGGTGATGACCGAGCACTTCCGGCCCTGGCTGCATCAGCGCCTGGCAGATGGCCGTTACTACGGCTTTGCCCTGCTGGACGATGGGCAGCCCGTGGCGGCGATAGGCCTCATGAACATCGAATGGCCTCCGCACCCCGCCCATCCAAGCCAGGACCAGCGCGGCTATGTGCTCAACGTCTTCGTCGACCCTGGCTATCGACGCCGGGGCCTGGCATCGGCACTCATGAAGTTGGCGGAAGCCGAGTTTGCTCATCGTGGCGTGAGCTTTGCCGTGCTGCACGCGACCCAGGCCGGCAGGCCGGTATATGAAGAGTTGGGCTGGGCGGCCAGCGCGGAAATGTCCAAGGCCATCGGCTGA
- the dapF gene encoding diaminopimelate epimerase, whose amino-acid sequence MEFIKYHAASNDYLVYTGALPFGLSSAEISRTCDRHRGLGADGILVPVLAPAEMPSVIIYNTDGSQAEKSGNGLRIFCRFLWDRGHVSAGEFQVRTAGGVVSCQVLDEGRSVAIHMGRAQFPDKDLPELTVEGRALQLNPVSMGNPHCVIFVQQPDELVARSLGPIIEHLEHFPNRTNVQFVQVIDRNNLEVRIWERGVGYTQSSGTSSCAAAAVSRRLGLVDPEVNVHMPGGVIQIVLDDDYEILMQGPVCRVGSYSLDPECLV is encoded by the coding sequence ATGGAATTCATCAAGTACCACGCTGCCAGTAACGATTACCTGGTTTACACGGGCGCGCTGCCCTTCGGCCTTTCTTCGGCGGAGATCTCGAGAACCTGCGACCGGCACAGGGGATTGGGAGCCGACGGTATTCTCGTGCCGGTGCTCGCGCCGGCCGAAATGCCTTCGGTGATCATCTACAACACCGACGGCTCCCAGGCTGAGAAAAGCGGCAATGGGCTGCGAATCTTCTGCCGCTTTCTCTGGGATCGTGGCCATGTGTCGGCAGGAGAATTCCAGGTGCGTACCGCTGGCGGTGTGGTGTCGTGCCAGGTCCTGGACGAAGGCCGGAGCGTTGCCATCCACATGGGGCGTGCCCAGTTTCCCGACAAGGACTTGCCGGAATTGACTGTCGAGGGGCGTGCGCTTCAGCTGAATCCGGTTTCCATGGGAAATCCTCACTGTGTGATCTTCGTCCAGCAGCCCGATGAGCTGGTCGCGCGCTCGCTGGGCCCGATCATCGAACACCTCGAACACTTTCCGAACCGCACCAATGTGCAGTTCGTCCAGGTGATCGACCGCAACAACCTGGAGGTCCGCATCTGGGAGCGCGGAGTGGGTTATACGCAGTCCTCGGGTACCAGCAGTTGTGCGGCGGCGGCAGTCAGTCGGCGGCTGGGGCTGGTCGATCCCGAGGTGAATGTTCATATGCCGGGCGGAGTAATCCAGATCGTTCTGGATGACGATTACGAGATCCTGATGCAAGGGCCGGTGTGCCGTGTGGGCAGCTACAGCCTGGATCCGGAGTGCCTGGTCTGA